From the Orenia metallireducens genome, one window contains:
- the secG gene encoding preprotein translocase subunit SecG, whose translation MLVFLKVLLIIISVALIAGVLLQSGKGGGLAGMDGGASALLGAQGKALDSIMSKVTTVAAILFMVLSLVIAAIQ comes from the coding sequence GTGTTAGTCTTTCTTAAAGTGTTACTAATTATCATATCAGTTGCCTTGATTGCAGGTGTATTATTACAATCAGGTAAAGGTGGAGGTCTTGCAGGTATGGATGGAGGAGCTTCTGCTTTGTTAGGAGCTCAAGGTAAAGCTCTAGATTCTATAATGAGTAAAGTAACAACAGTTGCTGCTATCTTATTTATGGTGTTATCTTTGGTAATAGCTGCAATACAATAA
- the smpB gene encoding SsrA-binding protein SmpB has translation MGKTIATNRKARHEYHIEETYEVGIVLQGTEVKSIRAGRVNLKDSFARIENNEVFLYNLHISPYEQGNRYNHDPERVRKLLLHKSEIRKLIGKTQQEGYTLVPLKIYFTRQLIKVQLALGKGKNLYDKRQDLKRKSAKREIQRAFKDRQLGR, from the coding sequence ATGGGTAAAACAATAGCTACAAATCGTAAAGCAAGGCATGAATATCATATTGAAGAGACCTATGAAGTTGGAATTGTCTTACAAGGAACAGAGGTTAAGTCAATCCGAGCAGGTAGAGTCAATCTTAAAGATAGTTTTGCCAGAATAGAGAACAATGAAGTCTTCTTATATAATCTTCATATATCTCCTTATGAACAGGGGAATCGTTACAATCACGATCCAGAGCGTGTTAGAAAATTGTTGTTGCATAAAAGTGAGATTAGAAAATTAATTGGTAAAACTCAACAAGAGGGATATACCCTTGTTCCTTTAAAGATTTATTTTACACGACAATTGATTAAGGTTCAATTAGCTCTAGGTAAAGGTAAGAATCTTTATGATAAACGCCAAGACCTTAAGCGTAAGAGTGCTAAGCGTGAGATACAACGTGCTTTTAAAGATAGACAATTAGGAAGATAA
- the tpiA gene encoding triose-phosphate isomerase, with product MRTPLMAGNWKMNKTVDEAVAMVNELKGLVADAKDVDVAICAPAVDLYAMNEVVADTNIDLGAQNMYYKESGAYTAELSPAMVKSVGCKYVIIGHSERREIFGETDELLNLKLKAAFANGIVPILCIGETLTERESGALYDKVKFQLAAALSGIEASDVKDMVLAYEPIWAIGTGKTATPEQAEEMIKFIRETVADMYDTDTAEAIRIQYGGSVKPNNVKEIMAQPNIDGALVGGASLEAESFSKIVNFK from the coding sequence ATGCGTACACCTTTAATGGCAGGAAACTGGAAGATGAACAAAACAGTTGATGAGGCTGTTGCAATGGTAAATGAGTTAAAAGGTTTAGTTGCAGATGCTAAAGATGTAGATGTAGCTATCTGTGCACCAGCAGTTGATTTATATGCAATGAATGAAGTAGTTGCTGATACTAATATCGATTTAGGTGCTCAAAATATGTACTATAAAGAGAGTGGGGCTTATACTGCTGAACTTTCTCCAGCTATGGTTAAGAGTGTAGGTTGTAAATATGTAATCATCGGTCATTCTGAAAGAAGAGAGATCTTTGGTGAAACTGATGAATTATTGAACTTAAAATTAAAAGCAGCTTTTGCTAATGGTATTGTTCCTATTCTTTGTATTGGAGAAACATTGACTGAGAGAGAAAGTGGAGCACTTTATGATAAAGTTAAATTCCAATTAGCAGCTGCTCTTTCTGGTATTGAAGCTAGTGATGTAAAAGATATGGTACTTGCTTATGAGCCTATCTGGGCGATTGGAACTGGTAAGACAGCTACTCCAGAGCAAGCAGAAGAGATGATTAAATTTATTAGAGAAACAGTTGCTGATATGTATGATACAGATACTGCTGAAGCTATTAGAATTCAATATGGCGGAAGTGTTAAGCCTAATAATGTAAAAGAGATTATGGCACAACCTAATATTGATGGAGCTCTAGTAGGTGGAGCTAGTTTAGAAGCTGAATCTTTCTCTAAAATCGTTAACTTTAAGTAA
- the eno gene encoding phosphopyruvate hydratase → MFEIIDVVGREVLDSRGNPTVEVDVYLAGGEMGRAIVPSGASTGEHEAVELRDGDKSRYRGKGVLKAVANVNETIAEEVIGMDARAQVDIDNLMIELDGTPNKGNLGANAILGVSLAVAKAAAKQLGLPLYQYIGGVNAKELPVPMMNILNGGEHADSAVDVQEFMVMPVGFDTYSEALRAGAEIFHALHAILAEKGDVTAVGNEGGFAPRDLSGTEEAIETILDAIERAGYTPGEQIKLALDVASSELVDEDGNYNFKREGVVRTSDEMVEFYADLVEKYPIISIEDGLGENDWDGWVKLTERLGDKVQLVGDDLFVTNTEFLAKGIELGAANAILIKVNQIGTLTETLDAIELAKRNNMTAVVSHRSGETADDTIADLVVATNAGQIKTGSASRSDRMAKYNQLLRIEEELAETAQYNGLNNFYNL, encoded by the coding sequence ATTTTTGAAATTATTGATGTTGTAGGAAGAGAAGTATTAGATTCAAGAGGGAATCCAACTGTAGAGGTAGATGTATATTTAGCAGGTGGAGAAATGGGTAGAGCTATAGTTCCATCTGGAGCTTCTACTGGAGAGCACGAAGCAGTAGAGTTAAGAGATGGAGACAAGAGTAGATACAGAGGAAAAGGTGTCCTTAAAGCTGTTGCAAATGTAAATGAAACTATTGCTGAAGAAGTTATTGGTATGGATGCTAGAGCGCAAGTAGATATTGATAATTTAATGATCGAATTAGATGGAACTCCAAATAAAGGAAATTTAGGTGCTAATGCTATTTTAGGTGTATCTCTAGCAGTAGCTAAAGCAGCTGCTAAGCAATTAGGTCTTCCTTTATATCAATATATAGGTGGAGTTAATGCTAAAGAGCTTCCTGTACCAATGATGAATATCTTAAATGGTGGAGAACATGCTGACTCTGCTGTAGATGTTCAAGAATTCATGGTTATGCCTGTTGGATTTGATACTTATAGTGAAGCTTTAAGAGCTGGAGCTGAAATCTTCCACGCTTTACACGCTATTTTAGCAGAAAAAGGAGATGTAACTGCAGTAGGTAACGAAGGTGGATTTGCTCCTCGTGACTTAAGTGGAACTGAAGAAGCTATCGAGACTATTTTAGATGCTATTGAAAGAGCTGGATATACTCCAGGAGAGCAAATTAAATTAGCTTTAGATGTTGCATCTAGTGAATTAGTTGATGAAGATGGAAACTATAACTTCAAACGTGAAGGTGTAGTTAGAACTTCTGATGAAATGGTAGAATTCTATGCAGACTTAGTTGAGAAGTATCCAATCATCTCTATTGAAGATGGATTAGGTGAAAATGATTGGGACGGTTGGGTAAAACTAACTGAAAGATTAGGAGATAAAGTTCAATTAGTTGGAGACGACTTATTTGTAACTAACACTGAGTTCCTTGCTAAAGGTATCGAATTAGGTGCTGCTAATGCTATCCTAATCAAAGTAAACCAAATTGGTACATTAACTGAAACTCTTGATGCTATTGAATTAGCTAAGAGAAATAATATGACTGCTGTTGTATCTCATAGATCTGGAGAGACTGCTGATGATACAATCGCTGACTTGGTAGTTGCTACAAATGCTGGTCAAATTAAGACTGGTTCTGCTTCTAGATCTGATAGAATGGCAAAATATAATCAACTATTAAGAATCGAAGAAGAATTAGCTGAAACTGCTCAATATAATGGTTTAAACAACTTCTATAACCTATAA
- the gap gene encoding type I glyceraldehyde-3-phosphate dehydrogenase: MAVKIAINGFGRIGRLAFREIFDSAEFEVVALNDLTDAETLAYLLKYDTAQGNYKIDSVEATEGGIKVDGKEIKIYAEKDANNLPWGDLDVDVVLECTGFYTSKEKAEAHINAGAKKVVISAPAKGDLKTVVFNVNDEILDGSEKIISGASCTTNCLAPVAKVLDDNFGLVKGFMTTIHAYTNAQNTLDAPHPKGINSRRGRAAAANILPTSTGAAVAVGKVLPHLNGKLDGIAVRVPTVTGSLVDLVVELEKEVTAEDINNAMKAAANETLGYTEDPIVSSDIIGTKYGSLFDGLSTKVMTDENGKQIVKLLTWYDNEMSYTAQLIRTCKAFATMG, encoded by the coding sequence ATGGCAGTTAAGATTGCGATTAATGGATTTGGAAGAATTGGAAGATTAGCATTTAGAGAAATTTTTGACTCAGCTGAGTTTGAAGTTGTTGCATTAAATGACTTAACAGATGCTGAAACATTAGCTTACTTATTAAAATACGATACAGCACAAGGTAACTACAAAATTGATTCTGTAGAAGCTACAGAAGGTGGAATCAAAGTAGATGGTAAAGAAATTAAAATCTATGCTGAAAAAGACGCTAACAACTTACCTTGGGGAGACCTTGATGTAGACGTTGTTCTTGAGTGTACTGGATTCTATACTTCAAAAGAAAAAGCAGAAGCTCACATTAATGCAGGAGCTAAAAAAGTAGTTATCTCTGCTCCAGCAAAAGGTGATTTAAAGACTGTTGTATTCAATGTAAATGATGAAATCTTAGATGGAAGCGAAAAGATTATTTCAGGTGCTTCATGTACAACTAACTGTTTAGCACCAGTTGCTAAAGTTTTAGATGACAACTTTGGTCTTGTAAAAGGATTTATGACTACAATCCATGCTTATACGAATGCTCAAAATACTTTAGATGCACCACATCCTAAGGGTATCAACTCTAGAAGAGGAAGAGCAGCGGCTGCAAATATCTTACCTACTAGTACAGGGGCAGCAGTAGCAGTTGGAAAAGTTTTACCTCATTTAAATGGTAAACTTGATGGAATTGCTGTAAGAGTTCCTACAGTAACTGGATCACTTGTTGATTTAGTTGTAGAGCTTGAAAAAGAAGTTACTGCAGAAGATATCAACAATGCTATGAAAGCAGCAGCTAATGAGACTTTAGGATATACTGAAGATCCAATCGTTTCATCTGACATCATTGGAACTAAGTATGGTTCATTATTTGATGGATTATCTACTAAAGTAATGACTGATGAAAATGGAAAGCAAATCGTAAAATTATTAACTTGGTATGACAATGAAATGTCTTATACTGCACAGTTAATTAGAACTTGTAAAGCATTTGCAACAATGGGTTAA
- a CDS encoding phosphoglycerate kinase: MAKKIVTDIDVKGKKVLMRVDFNVPMKDGKITNDNRIVAAVPTIKYVLENGGRVIAFSHLGRVKTEEDKAGKSLAPVAKRLADLLGQEVKFSTETRGAELEEAVDNLKDGEIMMFENTRFEDVDGKKESKNDPELGKYWASLGDVFVNDAFGTAHRSHASNVGIASNVDEVAAGFLMEKEIKFIGGVVEDPQKPLVAILGGAKVSDKIAVIENLIEKADKILVGGGMMFTFLKAKGLNIGNSLCEDDRLELAKELMEKAGDKLVLPVDTVAAKEFSNDTEFRTVSIEDIADDEMGLDIGSKTVELFAKELEGAKTVVWNGPMGVFEMSNFAKGTIGVCEAIAKLEDAITIIGGGDSATAAIQLGYADDFTHISTGGGASLQYLEGKELPGIATIDDK, translated from the coding sequence ATGGCTAAGAAAATCGTAACCGATATTGATGTAAAGGGTAAGAAAGTCTTAATGAGAGTTGACTTTAACGTACCTATGAAAGATGGAAAAATTACAAATGATAATAGAATAGTAGCAGCAGTACCTACTATCAAATATGTATTAGAAAATGGTGGAAGAGTAATTGCCTTTTCTCACTTAGGAAGGGTAAAAACTGAAGAGGATAAAGCAGGTAAATCATTAGCACCAGTTGCTAAAAGATTAGCCGATTTATTAGGTCAAGAAGTAAAATTCTCAACTGAAACAAGAGGTGCAGAACTAGAAGAGGCTGTTGATAATTTAAAAGATGGCGAAATTATGATGTTTGAAAATACTAGATTTGAAGATGTAGATGGGAAGAAAGAATCTAAAAACGACCCTGAATTAGGGAAATATTGGGCTTCTTTAGGAGATGTATTTGTAAATGATGCTTTTGGTACAGCTCATAGATCCCATGCTTCTAATGTAGGAATTGCATCTAATGTTGACGAAGTAGCTGCAGGATTTTTAATGGAAAAAGAGATTAAGTTTATTGGTGGAGTTGTAGAAGATCCTCAAAAACCTTTAGTAGCAATTTTAGGTGGAGCTAAGGTTTCTGATAAAATTGCTGTTATAGAGAACTTAATTGAAAAAGCTGATAAAATCCTTGTTGGTGGAGGAATGATGTTTACTTTCCTTAAAGCTAAAGGATTGAATATAGGTAATTCATTATGTGAAGATGATAGATTAGAATTAGCTAAGGAATTAATGGAAAAGGCAGGAGATAAATTAGTTCTTCCTGTAGATACAGTTGCTGCAAAAGAATTCAGCAATGATACTGAATTCAGAACAGTATCTATAGAAGATATAGCTGATGATGAGATGGGATTAGATATAGGTTCTAAGACAGTTGAGTTATTTGCTAAGGAATTAGAAGGAGCTAAGACTGTAGTATGGAATGGACCTATGGGTGTATTTGAAATGTCTAACTTTGCAAAAGGTACAATTGGAGTTTGCGAAGCTATTGCAAAATTAGAAGATGCTATCACTATTATTGGTGGTGGAGATTCTGCAACTGCTGCGATCCAATTAGGATATGCTGATGACTTCACTCATATTTCTACAGGTGGAGGAGCTTCTTTACAATACTTAGAAGGTAAAGAGTTACCAGGAATTGCTACAATAGATGACAAGTAA
- a CDS encoding sugar-binding transcriptional regulator, giving the protein MTDYLKLQQKIAPELIKVVERRYAILRLIHRSQPIGRRSLSQGLDLSERTIRKHLDFLSDHKFIMLTSSGAKITKSGERILRELDVYIKELRGTNLLEERLKNYLGVEVHVVPSGLNQNLGREELGRFAADFLKGLITSGDIIAVTGGTTLSEVAEMMTPASEGCQVTTVPARGGLGEGVEIQANTIAAKIANKLGGDYNLLHTPDNLKQETISTLIKEPSIKKVLDLAKRADILIHGIGTAEVMARRRGMPLDKIEELKTQGAVGETFGYYFTQSGEIVYSTTSVGLKLSDLTKIRQVVAIAGGRSKAKAIVAAVSEKYQDILIIDEEAAKGILELI; this is encoded by the coding sequence ATGACAGATTATTTAAAATTACAGCAGAAGATAGCTCCAGAATTAATTAAAGTTGTGGAGCGAAGATATGCGATTTTAAGATTGATTCACCGTTCTCAACCGATTGGAAGGCGTTCTTTGTCTCAAGGTTTGGATTTAAGTGAAAGAACCATACGAAAGCATTTAGATTTTTTATCTGACCACAAATTTATTATGTTAACTAGTAGTGGTGCTAAAATTACCAAATCTGGTGAAAGAATATTAAGAGAATTAGATGTTTATATTAAAGAGTTGAGGGGAACTAATCTTCTTGAAGAGAGGTTAAAAAATTATCTTGGAGTAGAAGTTCATGTAGTTCCTAGTGGACTGAATCAAAATTTAGGCAGAGAAGAGTTGGGGAGATTTGCAGCTGATTTTTTAAAAGGCTTAATTACTAGTGGAGATATCATTGCTGTTACAGGGGGAACAACCTTATCTGAAGTAGCAGAGATGATGACACCAGCAAGTGAGGGCTGTCAGGTCACTACTGTGCCTGCTCGAGGAGGATTAGGAGAGGGGGTAGAGATACAAGCAAATACAATTGCTGCTAAAATTGCTAATAAGCTTGGGGGGGATTATAATTTATTACATACCCCAGATAATTTAAAACAAGAGACAATCTCTACTCTAATTAAAGAGCCTTCCATTAAGAAAGTATTGGACTTAGCTAAAAGAGCCGATATCTTGATTCATGGGATAGGGACTGCAGAAGTGATGGCTAGGAGAAGAGGGATGCCGTTAGATAAGATTGAGGAATTAAAAACCCAAGGTGCAGTAGGTGAGACCTTTGGTTATTATTTTACTCAAAGTGGAGAAATTGTCTATTCAACAACTAGTGTTGGATTAAAGCTTTCTGATTTGACTAAAATACGTCAAGTAGTTGCTATTGCTGGAGGAAGAAGTAAAGCCAAAGCTATTGTAGCTGCTGTCTCAGAGAAGTATCAAGATATTTTAATTATTGATGAAGAAGCAGCTAAGGGAATTTTAGAACTTATATAG
- the rnr gene encoding ribonuclease R has translation MNIKNKILEFMKEQAYKPLTSEELLKAMDISIEQRSMLLDLLDELEEQGAIIKNRRGCYGVPERMGMISGRLQGHAKGFAFLIPDNPNEEDIYIHANDLKGAMHNDKVLVRKFNKADGRSSSGEVVRVLERSNKKIVGRYEDSKNFGFVVPDDNRISYDVFIPQSKTKGAKEGQKVVVEISKWPEKRRNPEGEVVEVLGYQGEPGVDIEAIIKKLELPEYFPEDVRREVEAIPDDIPQEEVERRRDLRGLKMVTIDGEDAKDFDDAISIERLDDGKVRLGVHIADVTHYVRRGSSLNKEAFNRATSIYLVDRVIPMLPEKLSNNMCSLRSDGDRLAMTVLMKFEEKTGKLLSHEIVESVIRVNHRLTYTNVNKMLIDEDSELIEEYSDVIDELRLMGEFSKVLRKNRFERGSIDFDFPEAKIILDDDGKPIDIVKVNRGIAEKMIEDFMIRTNEVVAEDMFHREIPFIYRVHEQPSKEKLESLNSFIHNLGYHIKGLKGEEVHPKALQNILEKVKGQPEERVVNTVLLRSMQQAHYSPYNIGHFGLASRYYSHFTSPIRRYPDLMIHRIIKEVINKSVLSEERISQLMDELPNTADHSSVQERRAMDAEYESLDLKKVEYMEDKVGNQYEGIISSVMSFGFFVELDNTVEGLVHVSAMRDDYYHYYEDKHAFIGERTGNSYQLGDKVKVKLVKVNLEDKQIDFDLVIDE, from the coding sequence ATGAATATTAAAAATAAAATATTAGAGTTTATGAAAGAGCAGGCTTATAAGCCATTAACTTCTGAAGAATTATTAAAGGCTATGGATATAAGTATAGAGCAGAGGTCGATGCTATTAGATTTATTAGATGAGTTAGAAGAGCAAGGAGCGATTATTAAGAATCGTAGGGGCTGCTATGGTGTTCCAGAAAGAATGGGTATGATTAGTGGAAGGCTACAGGGGCATGCTAAGGGATTTGCATTTCTAATCCCAGATAATCCTAATGAAGAGGATATTTATATTCATGCAAATGACCTCAAAGGTGCTATGCATAATGATAAGGTACTTGTAAGAAAGTTTAATAAGGCTGACGGTAGAAGTAGTTCAGGGGAAGTTGTTAGAGTCTTAGAGAGGAGTAATAAGAAGATTGTTGGAAGATATGAGGATAGCAAAAATTTTGGTTTTGTAGTTCCTGATGACAATAGGATCTCTTATGATGTCTTTATTCCTCAATCTAAGACTAAAGGTGCTAAGGAAGGGCAGAAGGTAGTAGTAGAGATAAGTAAATGGCCTGAAAAGAGGAGAAATCCTGAGGGAGAAGTTGTAGAAGTTTTAGGTTATCAAGGGGAACCTGGTGTGGATATAGAAGCAATTATTAAAAAGCTAGAGTTACCTGAATATTTCCCAGAAGATGTTAGAAGAGAGGTCGAAGCTATTCCTGATGATATTCCTCAAGAAGAGGTTGAGCGCAGAAGAGACTTAAGAGGGCTTAAAATGGTTACTATAGATGGAGAAGATGCTAAAGATTTTGATGATGCTATTTCTATTGAAAGATTAGATGATGGTAAAGTTAGATTGGGTGTACATATTGCAGATGTGACCCATTATGTTAGAAGAGGAAGTTCATTGAATAAAGAAGCCTTTAATCGAGCTACTAGTATCTATTTAGTTGATAGAGTAATTCCAATGTTACCAGAGAAGCTGTCTAATAATATGTGTAGCTTACGTTCTGATGGAGATAGATTGGCAATGACTGTATTGATGAAATTTGAAGAGAAGACAGGAAAGTTATTAAGCCATGAGATTGTAGAGAGTGTTATCAGAGTAAATCATCGTTTGACTTATACTAATGTCAATAAAATGTTAATAGATGAAGATAGTGAGTTGATAGAGGAGTATAGTGATGTAATTGATGAGCTGAGATTGATGGGTGAATTCTCCAAGGTTTTAAGGAAGAATCGTTTTGAAAGAGGAAGTATTGATTTTGACTTTCCAGAAGCCAAAATTATACTTGATGATGATGGTAAACCTATTGATATAGTTAAGGTTAATCGAGGAATTGCAGAAAAGATGATAGAGGACTTTATGATTAGAACAAATGAAGTAGTAGCAGAAGATATGTTCCATCGTGAGATACCCTTTATCTATCGTGTCCATGAACAACCTAGTAAGGAAAAGTTAGAGTCATTAAATAGCTTTATTCATAATTTAGGTTATCATATTAAAGGGTTAAAAGGTGAAGAGGTACATCCTAAAGCCTTGCAAAATATATTAGAGAAGGTAAAGGGGCAGCCAGAAGAGAGAGTTGTTAATACTGTCTTATTAAGGAGTATGCAACAAGCTCATTACAGTCCTTATAATATTGGACATTTTGGACTTGCTTCTAGGTATTATAGCCATTTCACATCACCAATTAGAAGGTATCCAGATTTGATGATTCATAGAATAATTAAAGAGGTAATTAATAAAAGTGTCTTATCAGAAGAGAGGATATCACAGTTAATGGATGAATTGCCTAATACTGCTGATCATTCTTCTGTACAAGAGAGAAGGGCGATGGATGCTGAATATGAATCCTTAGATTTGAAGAAGGTTGAATATATGGAAGATAAGGTAGGCAATCAATATGAAGGGATAATTAGTAGTGTGATGTCCTTTGGTTTCTTTGTAGAACTAGATAATACTGTTGAAGGTCTAGTACATGTTAGTGCTATGCGTGATGATTATTATCATTATTATGAAGATAAGCATGCCTTTATTGGTGAAAGAACAGGTAATTCCTATCAATTAGGTGATAAAGTGAAGGTTAAATTAGTCAAGGTTAATTTAGAGGATAAGCAGATTGATTTTGATTTAGTTATCGATGAATGA
- the whiA gene encoding DNA-binding protein WhiA, protein MSFSDEVKNEIARKEDLGKCCQLAELAALIKLNGSLGIINHKLGLSLVSQNASVARRVYKLLKEQFNFFTEIIVRKKMYLDKRNYYIIKVPPQEGVKELLTKCGLMGEGYQLNYSIKDQFISKKCCSKAYLRGLFLAAGSVSHPESEYHLEITVNYEEYAEEIIKLFSKFEIEIKSRSKQDNYLLYLKKADDIVKLLNIIGAHSALLQFENTRVYKEIRNNVNRIVNCETANLNKTINAAQQQLNDIKLLEETKGLDKLSPSLREVAELRKNNPYATLKELGELLNPPLSKSGINNRFRRIKEMADKIKK, encoded by the coding sequence ATGTCATTTTCAGATGAGGTTAAGAATGAAATAGCAAGGAAAGAGGATTTAGGTAAGTGTTGTCAGTTAGCTGAATTAGCTGCGTTAATTAAATTAAATGGTAGTCTAGGTATTATAAATCATAAATTAGGATTAAGTTTAGTAAGTCAAAATGCTTCAGTTGCCAGAAGAGTTTATAAATTATTAAAAGAACAGTTTAATTTCTTTACCGAGATTATTGTTAGAAAGAAGATGTATTTAGATAAGAGAAATTATTATATAATTAAGGTGCCACCGCAAGAAGGTGTTAAAGAATTATTGACTAAGTGTGGATTGATGGGAGAAGGTTATCAACTAAACTATTCAATAAAAGATCAGTTTATATCTAAGAAGTGTTGTTCTAAGGCTTATTTAAGGGGACTTTTCTTGGCAGCTGGTTCTGTAAGTCATCCAGAAAGTGAGTACCATTTAGAGATTACTGTTAATTATGAAGAGTATGCAGAAGAGATAATTAAATTATTTAGCAAATTTGAAATAGAGATCAAATCTAGGAGTAAACAGGATAATTATCTATTATATTTAAAGAAGGCTGATGATATTGTCAAACTTTTAAACATCATAGGAGCCCATTCAGCTTTGCTACAATTTGAGAATACAAGGGTATATAAAGAGATTAGAAATAATGTTAATAGGATTGTAAATTGTGAAACAGCTAATTTGAACAAGACTATTAATGCTGCTCAACAACAGCTAAATGATATAAAGTTATTAGAAGAAACTAAAGGGCTAGATAAACTATCTCCTAGTTTGAGGGAAGTAGCAGAATTGAGGAAGAATAATCCTTATGCTACTTTAAAGGAATTGGGGGAACTTTTAAATCCCCCTTTAAGTAAGTCAGGGATAAATAATCGTTTTAGAAGAATTAAGGAGATGGCTGATAAGATAAAGAAATAG
- the gpmI gene encoding 2,3-bisphosphoglycerate-independent phosphoglycerate mutase: protein MSTPKPLALVILDGFGVNEKEEANAIQAANTPNFDRLWAEYPHTLVRAAGEAVGLPDGQMGNSEVGHLNLGAGRIVYQDLTRITKSIKDGDFFENEVLLDAINKAKANDAALHLLGLLSDGGVHSHNQHLYGLLELAKKEGMEKVYVHAILDGRDVPPASAKTYVNELEAKIEEIGVGKVATIGGRYYYMDRDNRWDRTAKAYNAMVFGQGESANSALEVVENSYADDKTDEFVLPAVVLGEDGAPVAKVQENDSVIFFNFRPDRARQLTRALNDTDFNGFERQEGYPKIHLVCMTEYDETIDAPIAFPATEITNTLGQVLAANGLKQLRTAETEKYAHVTFFFNGGKETPNEGEDRELIPSPDVATYDMKPEMSAYEVTDNLIKKMDEVDYDVIILNFANPDMVGHTGDFDAEVKAVETVDECLGKVIDTILAKGGAALVTADHGNGEQMVDYDTGEPFTAHTTNPVPLLYINDNDKDAELLAEGEGKLADFAPTMLKLLGIDIPAEMTGNQLIK, encoded by the coding sequence GTGTCGACACCTAAACCTTTAGCATTAGTTATACTAGATGGTTTCGGAGTTAATGAAAAAGAAGAAGCAAATGCAATTCAAGCAGCAAACACACCTAACTTCGATAGATTATGGGCTGAATATCCTCATACTCTTGTTCGAGCTGCTGGTGAAGCTGTAGGGTTACCTGATGGGCAGATGGGTAACTCTGAGGTAGGTCACCTTAATTTAGGTGCTGGTCGAATTGTATATCAAGATTTGACTAGAATTACTAAATCAATTAAAGATGGCGACTTCTTTGAAAATGAAGTGTTATTAGATGCTATTAATAAAGCAAAAGCAAATGATGCTGCTCTTCATCTGTTAGGTTTATTATCTGATGGAGGAGTTCATAGTCACAATCAACATTTATATGGATTATTAGAGCTTGCTAAGAAAGAGGGTATGGAAAAAGTCTATGTTCATGCTATCTTAGATGGAAGAGATGTACCTCCTGCAAGTGCTAAGACCTATGTAAATGAGTTAGAAGCTAAAATCGAAGAGATTGGTGTAGGAAAGGTTGCAACGATTGGTGGACGTTATTATTATATGGACCGTGATAATCGTTGGGATAGAACTGCTAAGGCTTATAATGCAATGGTATTTGGTCAAGGAGAGAGTGCTAACAGTGCATTAGAGGTAGTAGAGAATTCTTATGCTGATGATAAGACTGATGAGTTTGTATTACCAGCAGTTGTGCTTGGTGAAGATGGAGCTCCAGTTGCTAAGGTACAAGAAAATGATTCAGTTATCTTCTTTAACTTTAGACCAGACCGTGCACGCCAATTGACACGTGCTCTAAATGATACAGATTTCAATGGTTTTGAGCGTCAAGAAGGATATCCTAAGATTCATCTTGTATGTATGACAGAGTATGATGAAACTATTGATGCTCCAATTGCTTTCCCAGCTACAGAGATTACCAATACTTTAGGTCAAGTCTTAGCTGCTAATGGGTTAAAGCAACTTAGAACTGCTGAAACTGAGAAATATGCTCATGTTACTTTCTTCTTCAATGGTGGTAAAGAGACTCCAAATGAAGGAGAAGATAGAGAGCTAATTCCATCTCCAGATGTTGCTACTTATGATATGAAGCCTGAAATGAGTGCTTATGAGGTAACAGATAATCTAATTAAGAAGATGGATGAGGTAGACTATGATGTTATCATCTTAAACTTTGCAAATCCAGATATGGTTGGTCATACTGGTGACTTTGATGCAGAGGTTAAAGCAGTAGAGACAGTTGATGAATGTTTAGGTAAGGTAATAGATACTATCTTAGCTAAAGGTGGAGCTGCTTTAGTTACTGCTGATCATGGAAATGGTGAGCAGATGGTTGATTATGATACTGGAGAGCCTTTCACAGCTCATACAACAAATCCTGTACCATTACTTTATATCAATGACAATGATAAAGATGCTGAGTTATTGGCAGAAGGTGAAGGTAAATTAGCTGACTTTGCACCAACAATGCTAAAATTATTAGGAATTGATATTCCTGCAGAGATGACAGGTAATCAACTAATTAAGTAA